The Nocardioides sp. S-1144 genome includes a region encoding these proteins:
- a CDS encoding GDSL-type esterase/lipase family protein has product MPTLTETPLEDLVRGAVELERTERGLVPHRLPARARAQNTDPQLAMAESQPAGVRLAFRTAATVLELDTIPTKRVYVGAPPRPDGVYDLVVDGEPVARGSAAGGDVLTIDMTTGAFGHEAGAPATVRFDGLAAGTKDVEVWLPHDETTVLVALRADAPVAPPDHTGRRTWLHHGSSISHGSNAATPTGTWPVVAARLGGVELVNLGFGGGALLDPFTARALRDTPADLVSVKIGINVVNTDLMRRRALGPAVHGFLDTIREGHPEVPLLVVTPLRCPLHEDTPGPLAPDLAALAEGRMGFVATGDPADAAAGRLTLRVVREELARVVAERTASDPHLHLLEGPELYGEPDEAEHPLPDGLHPDAATHLLVGERFAGRAFGPGAPFAPRRPVADH; this is encoded by the coding sequence GTGCCCACCCTGACCGAGACCCCCCTCGAGGACCTGGTGCGCGGGGCGGTCGAGCTCGAGCGCACCGAGCGCGGCCTCGTGCCGCACCGGCTCCCCGCGCGGGCCCGCGCACAGAACACCGACCCGCAGCTGGCGATGGCCGAGTCGCAGCCCGCCGGCGTCCGGCTGGCGTTCCGCACCGCCGCGACGGTGCTCGAGCTCGACACGATCCCGACCAAGCGGGTCTACGTCGGGGCCCCGCCCCGGCCCGACGGCGTCTACGACCTCGTGGTCGACGGCGAGCCCGTCGCCCGCGGGAGCGCGGCCGGCGGCGACGTCCTGACCATCGACATGACCACCGGCGCGTTCGGGCACGAGGCCGGCGCGCCGGCGACGGTGCGCTTCGACGGCCTCGCCGCCGGCACCAAGGACGTCGAGGTCTGGCTCCCGCACGACGAGACGACCGTGCTGGTCGCCCTGCGCGCCGACGCCCCGGTCGCGCCGCCGGACCACACCGGACGACGTACCTGGCTCCACCACGGCAGCTCGATCAGCCACGGCTCGAACGCCGCCACCCCGACCGGCACCTGGCCGGTGGTCGCGGCCCGGCTCGGCGGCGTGGAGCTGGTCAACCTCGGGTTCGGCGGCGGTGCGCTCCTCGACCCGTTCACCGCCCGCGCCCTGCGCGACACCCCCGCCGACCTGGTCAGCGTGAAGATCGGCATCAACGTCGTCAACACCGACCTGATGCGGCGCCGCGCGCTCGGCCCGGCGGTGCACGGGTTCCTCGACACCATCCGCGAGGGACACCCCGAGGTGCCCCTGCTCGTCGTCACGCCGCTGCGCTGCCCCCTGCACGAGGACACGCCCGGCCCGCTCGCCCCCGACCTCGCGGCGCTGGCCGAGGGCCGGATGGGCTTCGTCGCCACCGGCGACCCCGCCGACGCGGCGGCCGGCCGGCTCACGCTCCGGGTGGTCCGCGAGGAGCTCGCGCGGGTCGTCGCCGAGCGGACGGCGTCCGACCCGCACCTGCACCTGCTCGAGGGTCCCGAGCTGTACGGCGAGCCCGACGAGGCCGAGCACCCGCTCCCGGACGGGCTGCACCCCGACGCCGCGACCCACCTGCTGGTGGGGGAGCGGTTCGCCGGGCGCGCCTTCGGCCCCGGCGCCCCCTTCGCCCCACGCCGACCCGTCGCTGATCACTGA
- a CDS encoding TetR/AcrR family transcriptional regulator: MARAGLNAQRVTTAAADLADEVGFAEVSLSALAERLGVRVASLYSHVAGLGDLQTRVALLALAELADRAAEELAGRAGRDALAALGGVFRDYAREHPGRYAAAQHPLDHETALASAGPRHAAMTRAVLRDYHLAEPDRTHAVRLLGSVFHGYVSLELRGAFSHSAPGSDESWVRVIDSLDALLRSWPTTDEPRS; this comes from the coding sequence ATGGCACGAGCCGGACTGAACGCGCAGCGGGTCACCACCGCCGCGGCGGACCTCGCCGACGAGGTGGGCTTCGCGGAGGTGTCGCTGTCGGCCCTGGCCGAGCGCCTCGGCGTGAGGGTGGCCAGCCTCTACTCCCACGTCGCAGGCCTGGGCGACCTCCAGACCCGGGTCGCGCTCCTCGCGCTGGCCGAGCTCGCGGACCGGGCCGCCGAGGAGCTCGCCGGCCGGGCCGGGCGCGACGCGCTCGCCGCGCTGGGCGGGGTGTTCCGCGACTACGCCCGTGAGCACCCCGGGCGGTACGCCGCCGCGCAGCACCCGCTCGACCACGAGACCGCGCTGGCCAGCGCCGGACCCCGGCACGCGGCGATGACCCGCGCGGTGCTGCGCGACTACCACCTCGCCGAGCCCGACCGGACCCACGCCGTCCGGCTGCTCGGCAGCGTGTTCCACGGCTACGTGAGCCTCGAGCTCCGCGGCGCCTTCAGCCACAGCGCCCCCGGCTCCGACGAGTCGTGGGTGCGCGTGATCGACAGCCTCGACGCGCTGCTGCGCTCGTGGCCCACCACCGACGAGCCGAGGAGCTGA